The following are from one region of the Camarhynchus parvulus chromosome 3, STF_HiC, whole genome shotgun sequence genome:
- the LYRM2 gene encoding LYR motif-containing protein 2 isoform X2, translating to MAASAPPARGGLGGPVAGQGVGRSRVMAAGRLPPAALTLKQFLRRQQVLQLYRKILRAIREVPAEQDRRYLKDWAREEFKRNKDATEEDAIRMMITQGNMQLQELQRTLKLAKS from the exons ATGGCGGCCTCGGCCCCGCCCGCGCGGGGCGGGCTCGGCGGCCCCGTGGCGGGGCAGGGAGTGGGGCGGAGCCGTGTCATGGCCGCCGGGCGGCTCCCGCCGGCCGCGCTCACCCTCAAACAG TTCCTGAGGCGGCAGCAGGTCCTTCAGTTGTACCGCAAGATCCTGCGGGCTATCCGGGAGGTCCCTGCTGAGCAGGATCGCCGCTACTTAAAGGACTGGGCCAGGGAGGAATTCAAGAGAAATAAGGATGCTACAGAAGAG GATGCAATCAGGATGATGATTACTCAAGGCAACATGCAACTTCAGGAACTTCAGAGAACACTTAAGCTGGCAAAATCCTGA
- the LYRM2 gene encoding LYR motif-containing protein 2 isoform X1 — protein MAASAPPARGGLGGPVAGQGVGRSRVMAAGRLPPAALTLKQVRGTGVGQAASCTNDGELGGCLNTPQSKAPRAQLAAVPWGGGQTSLSPWQFLRRQQVLQLYRKILRAIREVPAEQDRRYLKDWAREEFKRNKDATEEDAIRMMITQGNMQLQELQRTLKLAKS, from the exons ATGGCGGCCTCGGCCCCGCCCGCGCGGGGCGGGCTCGGCGGCCCCGTGGCGGGGCAGGGAGTGGGGCGGAGCCGTGTCATGGCCGCCGGGCGGCTCCCGCCGGCCGCGCTCACCCTCAAACAGGTACGGGGCACGGGGGTCGGGCAAGCTGCGTCCTGTACAAACGATGGGGAACTCGGTGGTTGTTTAAATACCCCTCAAAGCAAAGCGCCGAGGGCGCAGCTcgcagcagtgccctggggcgGCGGGCAGACTTCCCTCTCTCCTTGGCAGTTCCTGAGGCGGCAGCAGGTCCTTCAGTTGTACCGCAAGATCCTGCGGGCTATCCGGGAGGTCCCTGCTGAGCAGGATCGCCGCTACTTAAAGGACTGGGCCAGGGAGGAATTCAAGAGAAATAAGGATGCTACAGAAGAG GATGCAATCAGGATGATGATTACTCAAGGCAACATGCAACTTCAGGAACTTCAGAGAACACTTAAGCTGGCAAAATCCTGA